Below is a genomic region from Treponema sp. OMZ 798.
TGCCCTTTAAATTCCGCCTTTCACCCGGCTATGAAATAGAAGCGGATTTAAAGGAGTTGAGTATTTACTATCCGCAAGGGAAGCGGATGTTTTTAACCGGTGCAAATCCCTTTGCCCTATCGGTAGAAAAACTCAAAGCTCTTGCGGACAAGATTCATAGATACCTGCCCATGATTAAAACGATAGGCTGTTTTTCACGGGTAACGGATATAAGCCCGAAAAGTTTGGATGAGCTTCGAGAGCTTAAAGAATTAGGTTATGATGAAATTATTATCGGAACCGAAACCGGTGATGACGAAACTCTTTTATTTATGCGCAAGGGCTACAAGGCTCAAGATATAGTTTATGAATTGAATAAATTGGATGAAGCAGGAATAAGCTATCATATTTCATATTTGAACGGGCTTTCCGGAGAAGGAAACGGAAACCGTGCTGCCTTAAATACGGCTGCAATTTATAACCGAATAAAGCCGATAAGTATAAGTATCGTTGCTCTTACCGTATTCCCCGAATCGGAACTTTATGATGAAATACAAAAAGGTCTTTTTATTGAAACTTCTGAAATAGAAAAATTAAAAGAACAAAAAACCTTAATCGAAAATCTAAATATCGAAACCATGATTTATGCGAACACGGTTTCAAATACGGCTCCTATCTCAGGCAAACTTCCTCACGACAGGGACAAGATGTTGAAGCACTTGCAGTATGCTATAGATACAATCGATGAGAAAATGCTGAAACATTACAGGAACGGAATAGTACATTTGTGATGAGGTTTGACAAGATTCAATTAGGAATGAAGAAGTAAAGTTTTTTGCTTTAACTTCTCCACACCTAATTATTTCAGTACACCCACTTTTCCGTGGCTGTAGATTTATCGATCATACTTCTGTACAAATCCGATTTTTGTAAAAGCTCCGAGTGTTTGCCTTCGGCTTCAATTTTACCTTCGTTCATCACGATGATCTTATCGGCATTTTCAACCGATTTTAATCTGTGTGAAATGATGATGACGGTTTTATTCTTTATGAGCGTATTTAAACTCTCTTGAATCTTCATCTCATTTTCGACATCTAGGGATGCGCTGATTTCATCCAAAATAATTATCGGGGCATTTTTTAAAAATGCACGGGCGATTGAAAGACGCTGGCGTTCTCCGCCTGAAAGACGGCTGCCGTTTTCTCCGACAAAGGTATTCCAGCTTTCCGGCAAGGCTTCGATAAAGTCCGTACAGTTTGCAAGGCGGGCTGCTTCCTTTACTTCTTCGTCGCTTGCATTTTTATTCCCGACGCGGATGTTTTCCATAATCGATGTGTTAAATAAACCGACATCTTGGAATACAATCGAAATTTTTTCGAAAAGACTGTCGGTGTCAATTTTTGCAATGTCTTTTCCGTCGATAAGAATTTGTCCCTTGTTGTAATCGTATAGGCGGGAGGCTAAGCGGAGCACCGTTGTTTTTCCGCAGCCTGAAGGGCCGACAAGGGCCGTAACTTGATTTTGTTCTGCTGTAAAAGAAATACCGTCAATAATTTTTTGTCCATCATTATACGAAAATTCTACATCCTTAAATTCAATTCCGTATTTTTGTAAGTTTGCAGGAGTTCCTTCTTGAACTTCAGTTTCTCTAAGTTCATTGATACGCTTAACTCGCGAATCAATGTACATAAGTTCTGCAAGGTTTGCTTCAACAGCTGCAACCGCATCAACGACACGGGCTGCTGCAATAATATAACCTATAAAGTAAAGAAGAGATGCTGTACCGGCCAAGTACATTTTTAATCCGAAGAAGACTGTTACGCCTATAGAAAATTTCAATGCGGCCATGGCGATATTAAGCGGAATTGCTTGATGTGCCTCGACGGAAAGATGAAGTCTTTCGGCTTCATCAACATTGCGGTTTAGTTTTTCTGCGACCGTATCTGTGCGGCCGTAGCTTTTAATTTCTTGCTGAAGCTCAATTGCTTCTTGAAAAAATTCGGAACGCTGTCTTTGCTTGTGAAAGTCCCGTGTGGTTTCGCGTATTTGAATCTTTTTTGATAAAACAAGTAAAATAAAACTAATGATAATGGGAATAAAGA
It encodes:
- a CDS encoding radical SAM protein, coding for MHFTGTIWRPPYEASSSLLQVTAGCTHHKCKFCSLYSDLPFKFRLSPGYEIEADLKELSIYYPQGKRMFLTGANPFALSVEKLKALADKIHRYLPMIKTIGCFSRVTDISPKSLDELRELKELGYDEIIIGTETGDDETLLFMRKGYKAQDIVYELNKLDEAGISYHISYLNGLSGEGNGNRAALNTAAIYNRIKPISISIVALTVFPESELYDEIQKGLFIETSEIEKLKEQKTLIENLNIETMIYANTVSNTAPISGKLPHDRDKMLKHLQYAIDTIDEKMLKHYRNGIVHL
- a CDS encoding ABC transporter ATP-binding protein, whose translation is MIKRLQKLFAVTEQGARDLVTASIWSVISNIVYILPVFLTMFFLQGYFEGSLKGAWFYAGFIAAIAVVMHIFLRINYNTLYTVTFKECKELRVEIANRLRALPLAYFSKHDISDLSQTVMADVAVIEHAISHAIPQTIGLVIYLVIVGIMMIAAHPALGLCVFIPIIISFILLVLSKKIQIRETTRDFHKQRQRSEFFQEAIELQQEIKSYGRTDTVAEKLNRNVDEAERLHLSVEAHQAIPLNIAMAALKFSIGVTVFFGLKMYLAGTASLLYFIGYIIAAARVVDAVAAVEANLAELMYIDSRVKRINELRETEVQEGTPANLQKYGIEFKDVEFSYNDGQKIIDGISFTAEQNQVTALVGPSGCGKTTVLRLASRLYDYNKGQILIDGKDIAKIDTDSLFEKISIVFQDVGLFNTSIMENIRVGNKNASDEEVKEAARLANCTDFIEALPESWNTFVGENGSRLSGGERQRLSIARAFLKNAPIIILDEISASLDVENEMKIQESLNTLIKNKTVIIISHRLKSVENADKIIVMNEGKIEAEGKHSELLQKSDLYRSMIDKSTATEKWVY